The Arthrobacter oryzae DNA window ACGGGGCCGGGAAGGTGCGCTTCGTCGCCACGTCTGCCACCCGGGACGCCGGCAACCGGAAGGTATTCGTGGACGGCATCCGCGAGATCCTCGGAGTGGAGCCCGAAGTGATCACCGGTGACGAAGAGGCAGCGCTTTCCTTTGCCGGCGCGAGCAGCGTCCTGCCGTCCCGCGGCTCCGACCCCGTGCTGGTGGTGGACCTCGGCGGCGGAAGCACCGAATTCGTACTTGGCGACGCCGACGGCGTCATCGCCGCCAGGTCGGTGGACGTCGGCTGTGTCCGGATGACGGAACGCCACCTGCGCAGCGACCCGCCGTCGCCGGAGCAGATCGCTGCGGCGGAGGCCGACGTCGACGCCGCCATCAGCGAGGCGGGTCTGGCCGTTCCGCTTGACCGCACCACCGCCGTCGTCGGCGTTGCAGGGTCCGTCACCACCATCACAGCCCATGCGCTCCGGCTTCCGGAGTACTCGCCTGCGGCGATCCACGGCCAGGAACTTCCCCTCGGCACCGTCAGTGCGGCCTGCACCGACCTGCTGGAGATGATCAAAGCCGACCGCGCGGAACTTCCCTACATGCACCCGGGCCGGGTCGACGTCATCGGTGCCGGCGGACTGGTCTGGCGCCGCGTGCTGGAGCGCCTGGCGGAGGTCACCGACGGACGGATCACTTCGGCCGTCGCCAGCGAACACGATATTCTCGACGGAATTGCCCTGAGCATCAGCTGAGGATGTGGCATCAGCTCATGACCTTGCCTGTATAGCCGATTGGACCCGAATGACCAGAGCATCAACCCGCTGGGGCCGCACGGCCTCCGCCGTGACTGCAATGGCCCTTGCCGCAGGCAGCTTGGCAACGTCGCTGATCGCGGCACCGGAAGCCCGGGCCGATTCGTGGCGGGACAAACAGTACTGGCTGGCCGAGTCCGGCATCACCAAGGCGTGGGAAGTCTCCAAGGGCGCCAACGTGAAAGTCGCCGTCATCGACAGCGGCGTGGACGCCAAGCACCCCGACCTGAAAGGCGCGGTCGTTGGCGGGAGCGACGCCTCCGGAGCGGGCAGCGCGGACGGGCAGAAGAGCATCGGCTCGAAGCCTGAACACGGGACCCTGGTGGCGACCATGCTGGCCGGCCGCGGCCACCAGCCGCCGAAAGCCACCGCGAGTCCCACGCCCGGCGCCACGCCGGCGCCCGGCCCCGACGGAATAGTGGGCGTCGCCCCCGAAGCGCAGATCCTGTCGGTGTCCACCTGGCTCGGGTCCCAGAACCCCGGCGGCAAGACGGACCAGGAACAGATCCCCGCGGCTGTCCGCTGGGCAGTGGACAACGGCGCACGCGTGATCAATATTTCGCTGGGCAGTACGTCGCCGGAATGGCCGCAGAGCTGGGACGCGGCCTTCCTTTATGCCGAGCAAAAGGACGTGGTCATCGTTGCCGCGGCCGGCAACCGGGTGGGCGGCAACGTGCAGGTGGGAGCTCCCGCAACCATACCGGGCGTACTGACGGTGGCAGGCCTGGATCGCGAAGGCGCAGCCAGCATCGATTCGTCATCCCAGGGGATCAGTATCGGGGTGGCAGCACCGGCCGAAAACCTGATCGGCGGCATGCCCGGAGACGGCTATGCGGAATGGGCCGGCACGTCCGGCGCCACTCCGATCGTGTCCGGGGTCGCGGCCCTGATCCGTTCCAAATGGCCGGAAATGACAGCCAGCCAGGTTATTAACAGGATTGTGACCACGGCCAAGGATGCCGGGGCGCCGGGCAAGGACCCCATTTACGGGTTTGGCGTCCTTAATGCTGAAGCCGCGTTGAAGGACGACGTTCCCGAAACGAAAATCAACCCGCTGGGCACAGTGGCTGACTGGATCCGGATCCACCGCAGGGGCGAGGCCGCCGCAACCACGCCCGCCACCGAGCCCGGCAACACCCCCACGAGCGCCCCGCCCACCCTGCCCGCCGCCACGATTCCGGTGGCCGAGGCGCCGTCCCAGCTGGACAGTGCCGTGCCTGCCATAGTGGTGGTCGGTTTCGGAACGCTCTTCCTGGCCATCATTGCGGGCGCCCTCTTTCAGCTGCGAAGGGCGTCCAGGAACCCCCGGAACCTGCGCGAGGGGCCGGAGACCGGAGTGCTGGACAAAGTGGACTCCACCGGAACGTAACGGGGACGATTTACTTAGTGAAGATTTTCACAAACTACTGTATTCTTGAGTCATGGCAACAACCCCACAGCTCCAGGACCGTCCCAGGGTACTCGTCGTCGGCGGCGGGTACGTCGGCCTGTACGTAGCCCTCAAACTGCAGAACAAGATCGCGAATGCCGGTGGCATCGTCACCGTCGTTGATCCCCTGCCCTACATGACCTACCAGCCCTTCCTGCCGGAAGTTGCCGGCGGAAACATCGAGGCGCGCCACGCTGTCGTCTCCCACCGCCAGCACTTGAAGCAGACGGAACTTATCCAGGGCCGGGTCACCTCGATCGACCACGCGAACCGGACAGCCGTGGTTGCCCCGTCCGACGGCGGGCCGAACTTTGAGGTGCCGTACTTCGACGTCGTAATGGCCGCAGGTGCCATTACCCGTACCTTCCCCATCAAGGGCCTGGCGGACAAGGGCATCGGCCTGAAGACCATCGAGGAAGCGGTTGCGCTGCGCAACAAGGTCCTCGAGCGGATTGAAGCCGGTTCCACCATTACCGATCCCGCCGAGCGCGCCCGTGCCCTCACTTTCGTGGTGGTTGGCGGCGGTTTCGCCGGCATCGAGTGCATCACCGAGATGGAAGACCTTGCCCGCGCGGCAGTCAAAAACAACCCCCGCGTCAAGCAGGAGGAAGTCCGCTTCGTCCTGGTTGAAGCCATGGGCCGCATCATGCCCGAGGTCACGGCCAAGCAGGCAGACTGGGTTGTGGAACACCTGCGCAGCCGCGGCATCGAGGTGCTACTGAACACCTCGCTGGACAACGCCGAGGGCTCCCTGAAGCTCATCAACCTTCCGGACAAGACCGCCGCGCAGGAATTCGAAGCGGACACCCTCGTCTGGACTGCCGGTGTGCAGGCCAACCCGATGGTCCGCTCCACCGATTTCCCGCTGGAGCCGCGCGGCCGCGTCCGCGTTCTCCCGGACCTCCGCGTCGCAGGCGACGAAGGCATCATCGAAAACGCCTGGGCTGCCGGCGACATCGCCGCCGTGCCGGACCTTACGGGCAGCGGCCTGCCGGACGGCACGTGCGTACCGAACGCGCAGCACGCCCTTCGCCAGGCCAAGCGCCTCGCGAAGAACCTGTGGGCTTCCCGCTGGGACAAGGAGCTCAAGGACTACAAGCACAAGAACCTGGGCGCCGTTGCCGGCTTCGGCGAATGGAAGGGTGTTGCCAACATCAACCTCCTAGGCCGGATCGGGCTCAAGGGCCCCCTGGCCTGGCTGGCGCACCGTGGCTACCACGGAATGGCCATGCCCACGTTCGAGCGCAAGTTCCGCGTTATCTTCAACTGGATCCTGAGCTTCTTCATGGGCCGCGACACCACTCAGCTGGTGGACCTGGAAAACCCGCGCGGAGCATTCGTCGCCGCGGCCACCCCTGCCCCGAAGCCGGCAGCTGCCCCCGCCGCACCGGTGGCTGACAAGCCTGCCGGATCCGGCAGCAGCAGCCAGGCGAAGCAGCCTGTGTCGGCTGACACGAAGTAGCTTCCGTCCCGGCGTCACACCTGAAATCACCGGCAACGGCGGTCGTTCCCCACGGGCACGGCCGCCGTTGCTGTTTAATGGCT harbors:
- a CDS encoding Ppx/GppA phosphatase family protein → MTRVAAIDCGTNSIRLLIADVDGKGSGAKLTDVVREMRVVRLGQGVDATGELAQEALDRTFAATSDYAALIREHGAGKVRFVATSATRDAGNRKVFVDGIREILGVEPEVITGDEEAALSFAGASSVLPSRGSDPVLVVDLGGGSTEFVLGDADGVIAARSVDVGCVRMTERHLRSDPPSPEQIAAAEADVDAAISEAGLAVPLDRTTAVVGVAGSVTTITAHALRLPEYSPAAIHGQELPLGTVSAACTDLLEMIKADRAELPYMHPGRVDVIGAGGLVWRRVLERLAEVTDGRITSAVASEHDILDGIALSIS
- a CDS encoding S8 family serine peptidase, with product MTRASTRWGRTASAVTAMALAAGSLATSLIAAPEARADSWRDKQYWLAESGITKAWEVSKGANVKVAVIDSGVDAKHPDLKGAVVGGSDASGAGSADGQKSIGSKPEHGTLVATMLAGRGHQPPKATASPTPGATPAPGPDGIVGVAPEAQILSVSTWLGSQNPGGKTDQEQIPAAVRWAVDNGARVINISLGSTSPEWPQSWDAAFLYAEQKDVVIVAAAGNRVGGNVQVGAPATIPGVLTVAGLDREGAASIDSSSQGISIGVAAPAENLIGGMPGDGYAEWAGTSGATPIVSGVAALIRSKWPEMTASQVINRIVTTAKDAGAPGKDPIYGFGVLNAEAALKDDVPETKINPLGTVADWIRIHRRGEAAATTPATEPGNTPTSAPPTLPAATIPVAEAPSQLDSAVPAIVVVGFGTLFLAIIAGALFQLRRASRNPRNLREGPETGVLDKVDSTGT
- a CDS encoding NAD(P)/FAD-dependent oxidoreductase, which translates into the protein MATTPQLQDRPRVLVVGGGYVGLYVALKLQNKIANAGGIVTVVDPLPYMTYQPFLPEVAGGNIEARHAVVSHRQHLKQTELIQGRVTSIDHANRTAVVAPSDGGPNFEVPYFDVVMAAGAITRTFPIKGLADKGIGLKTIEEAVALRNKVLERIEAGSTITDPAERARALTFVVVGGGFAGIECITEMEDLARAAVKNNPRVKQEEVRFVLVEAMGRIMPEVTAKQADWVVEHLRSRGIEVLLNTSLDNAEGSLKLINLPDKTAAQEFEADTLVWTAGVQANPMVRSTDFPLEPRGRVRVLPDLRVAGDEGIIENAWAAGDIAAVPDLTGSGLPDGTCVPNAQHALRQAKRLAKNLWASRWDKELKDYKHKNLGAVAGFGEWKGVANINLLGRIGLKGPLAWLAHRGYHGMAMPTFERKFRVIFNWILSFFMGRDTTQLVDLENPRGAFVAAATPAPKPAAAPAAPVADKPAGSGSSSQAKQPVSADTK